A region from the Aegilops tauschii subsp. strangulata cultivar AL8/78 chromosome 5, Aet v6.0, whole genome shotgun sequence genome encodes:
- the LOC109755421 gene encoding uncharacterized protein — MVNWVQMLRTHFVARLAKNAGLRQHAVAVDDDGTTVNLWLPKKKQTGAATTAGGNQRHAVVLVHGFAGDGMMTWGFQVGALAARGHDVYVPDLVHFGGSTSPAPHRSVAFQAHCLATALGKLGLAGQRCTVVGFSYGGLVAFEMAAAFPGLVRSVVVSGADVAYTAAMNDVLLQRLGAGSMTDLMLPETVGGVERLFSTAFYKKPFLPRRLLSDFLKVMCDNRKERSEMLENMITSKDKEAPAPVFQQAILLLWGENDNYFIIEDAERLKRELGEKAMLRTISKAGHLAHLERPCVYNRYLKEFLAHVDRLPS; from the exons ATGGTGAATTGGGTGCAGATGCTAAGGACGCACTTCGTGGCTCGTCTAGCCAAGAACGCCGGCCTCCGGCAGCATGCAGTCGCCGTGGACGACGACGGCACCACCGTCAACTTGTGGCTGCCTAAGAAGAAGCAGACTGGAGCAGCCACCACCGCCGGGGGAAACCAAAGGCACGCCGTGGTGCTCGTGCATGGGTTCGCCGGCGACGGCATGATGACGTGGGGGTTCCAGGTGGGCGCCCTCGCCGCGCGCGGCCACGACGTGTACGTCCCGGACCTGGTCCACTTCGGCGGCTCCACGTCGCCGGCGCCCCACCGCTCCGTGGCCTTCCAGGCGCACTGCCTTGCGACGGCACTGGGGAAGCTCGGCTTGGCGGGCCAGCGGTGCACCGTGGTCGGGTTCAGCTACGGCGGGCTGGTTGCGTTCGAGATGGCGGCGGCGTTTCCCGGCCTCGTCCGCTCCGTGGTCGTCTCCGGTGCCGACGTGGCCTACACGGCGGCCATGAACGACGTCCTGCTGCAGAGGCTCGGCGCCGGATCGATGACGGACCTCATGCTGCCGGAGACGGTCGGAGGCGTCGAGCGCCTCTTCTCCACCGCGTTCTACAAGAAACCGTTTCTACCCCGTCGTCTGCTCAGCGACTTTCTCAAG GTGATGTGTGACAACCGAAAGGAGAGATCCGAGATGCTGGAAAATATGATTACCAGCAAGGACAAAGAAGCACCAGCCCCTGTTTTTCAGCAG GCCATACTTCTTTTATGGGGAGAGAATGATAACTATTTTATCATCGAGGATGCCGAGAGGCTAAAAAG GGAGCTTGGGGAAAAGGCGATGCTGAGAACCATAAGCAAGGCGGGGCACCTAGCCCACCTGGAGAGACCATGTGTCTACAACCGCTACCTCAAGGAGTTCCTGGCTCACGTCGACCGCCTCCCATCATag